A portion of the Staphylococcus felis genome contains these proteins:
- a CDS encoding ABC transporter ATP-binding protein, producing the protein MIKFDNVTFNYASSEKPAIQNVSLHIKQGELVVFCGKSGSGKSTVAKLINGLIPKVQHGDISGHVYLNGRNISEIDMYQLSQMVGSVFQNPKTQFYNVDTTSELAFNLENQGINKTVIIEKVKTVMNHFKIEHLLDRNIFGLSGGEKQIIACATVLITNPDVVVLDEPSSNLDMYSIKKLKEMICYLKERGKTVVLIEHRLDYIMDEADRVCYMEDGSLYAHYPIDRFKSLDCDELESMGIRYAQEERLQYELQFGNYVMEMHNFTYMYDKFSKEKQLDVNEIVIPKDGVVAIIGDNGSGKSTFAKCLCGLLKDFKGHVMYNQKRLKQKQLLKQSYMVFQDVNTQLFTESLKQELQLLNVQVTETQVDDMLENMNLLDKKHEHPLSLSGGEKQRMAIATAILSGKEIIIFDEPTSGLDLYHMKKVAKMINDIHDKGKQIFIITHDKSLVLEICTYVLHFGEGRLINQFALNHQGIKQLNHYFDV; encoded by the coding sequence ATGATTAAATTTGATAATGTAACTTTCAACTATGCTTCTTCAGAAAAACCAGCTATTCAAAATGTCTCGCTTCATATTAAACAAGGTGAATTAGTCGTGTTCTGTGGTAAATCAGGTAGCGGGAAGTCTACTGTTGCTAAATTGATAAATGGCTTAATACCTAAAGTTCAACATGGTGACATAAGTGGACATGTTTACTTGAATGGACGCAATATATCGGAAATCGACATGTATCAATTATCACAAATGGTTGGTAGTGTATTTCAAAATCCGAAGACACAATTTTATAACGTCGATACAACAAGTGAGCTTGCGTTTAATTTGGAAAATCAAGGTATTAATAAAACGGTCATCATTGAAAAGGTTAAAACAGTTATGAACCATTTTAAGATTGAGCATTTATTGGATCGTAATATATTTGGGTTATCAGGTGGTGAAAAACAAATCATTGCATGTGCGACAGTGCTTATTACTAATCCAGATGTTGTTGTTTTAGATGAGCCATCTTCAAATCTAGATATGTATAGCATTAAGAAATTAAAAGAAATGATTTGTTATTTAAAAGAACGTGGTAAAACGGTCGTACTGATAGAACATCGATTGGATTATATTATGGATGAGGCAGATCGTGTCTGTTATATGGAGGACGGCTCGTTATATGCTCATTACCCAATAGATAGATTTAAATCACTTGATTGCGATGAACTTGAAAGCATGGGTATTCGATACGCACAAGAGGAACGATTACAATATGAACTACAGTTTGGTAATTATGTCATGGAGATGCATAACTTTACTTATATGTATGACAAATTTAGTAAAGAGAAACAATTAGACGTGAATGAAATAGTCATACCAAAAGATGGAGTAGTCGCGATTATTGGCGATAACGGCAGTGGTAAATCGACCTTTGCTAAATGTTTATGTGGTTTACTGAAAGATTTTAAAGGACATGTAATGTATAACCAAAAGCGACTTAAACAGAAACAATTATTAAAGCAGAGCTATATGGTTTTCCAAGATGTAAACACACAATTATTTACGGAAAGCTTGAAACAAGAATTACAGCTATTAAATGTTCAAGTAACAGAAACACAAGTTGATGACATGTTAGAAAATATGAATTTGTTAGATAAAAAGCATGAACATCCATTGTCACTTTCTGGTGGCGAAAAACAAAGAATGGCCATTGCTACAGCAATATTGAGTGGTAAAGAAATTATTATATTTGATGAACCTACTTCAGGGTTGGATTTATATCATATGAAAAAAGTCGCGAAAATGATTAATGACATCCATGACAAAGGTAAGCAAATCTTTATCATTACACATGATAAATCATTGGTATTAGAGATTTGTACATATGTCTTACATTTTGGAGAAGGTCGTCTCATTAATCAATTCGCATTGAATCATCAAGGTATCAAGCAATTGAATCATTATTTCGATGTATAA
- a CDS encoding ABC transporter ATP-binding protein, translating to MNTDEHWVKSLFVFGQDAKWKIVLSVVLSIISVFSGLVPYWTVYKIILLMIDGSTEMNQVIYYISIAVGAYVIQVICFGSSTMLSHVTAYDILSNIRKQLAHKLMRLPLGVVESKKIGELKSIFVDKVETIELPLAHVIPEVVGNLLLSISIFVYIVIIDWRMACAMLITVPIAFFAFKKLMTGFNETYEEQMASNNYMNSSIVEYIEGIEVIKTFNQSQNSYKKYKDAVNAYKTHTLNWFKSTWGYMNLGASILPSTFLGVLPLGMYLISINQLNYAEFFICLVLSLGVVAPIKNFTNYVNQLKSIQYAITEVRQVLNLEELEVSKSFKEPKNHQISFNDVGFSYSDDKDNLVFNHLSFDIPEKTFTAIVGASGSGKSTIAKLLSRFWDVTSGEIDIGGVNIKDIGPKKLNELVGFVGQDNFLLNLTFKENIKLGNPEASDEAIEEAAKLAQCHEFITKLPEGYDTNVGSVGDKLSGGEKQRVTIARMILKDAPIIVLDEATAYVDPDNEQRIQAALNALTQNKTLIVIAHRLSTIKQADQIIVLGHQQILEKGDHSRLLDMNGRYKQMWDMHIGAKDWGVSS from the coding sequence ATGAACACCGATGAACATTGGGTAAAATCATTATTCGTATTTGGACAAGATGCTAAATGGAAGATTGTTTTATCTGTTGTATTGTCTATTATTAGTGTATTTTCAGGATTAGTTCCTTATTGGACGGTATATAAAATCATACTATTAATGATTGATGGAAGTACAGAGATGAATCAAGTTATTTATTATATAAGTATCGCGGTAGGTGCTTATGTTATACAGGTTATTTGTTTCGGAAGTTCGACGATGTTATCGCATGTGACGGCTTATGATATTTTATCTAATATTAGAAAGCAATTGGCACATAAATTAATGCGTTTACCTTTAGGTGTTGTAGAATCTAAAAAAATTGGTGAACTTAAAAGTATATTTGTCGATAAAGTAGAAACAATTGAATTACCGTTAGCGCATGTTATTCCAGAAGTAGTAGGTAATTTATTACTGTCTATTTCTATATTTGTTTATATCGTCATTATCGATTGGCGTATGGCTTGTGCTATGTTGATTACAGTGCCAATCGCATTTTTTGCTTTCAAAAAATTAATGACTGGATTTAATGAGACATACGAAGAGCAAATGGCATCGAATAATTACATGAATAGTTCGATTGTTGAATACATTGAAGGTATAGAAGTCATTAAAACATTTAATCAATCTCAAAATTCTTATAAAAAATATAAAGATGCTGTTAATGCATATAAGACGCATACTTTAAATTGGTTTAAAAGTACATGGGGCTATATGAACTTAGGAGCGAGTATTCTTCCTTCGACTTTTCTAGGTGTGCTACCACTAGGAATGTATTTAATTTCAATTAATCAGTTAAACTATGCAGAATTTTTTATCTGTTTAGTACTGTCTTTAGGTGTTGTCGCACCTATCAAGAACTTTACAAATTATGTTAATCAATTAAAATCAATCCAATATGCGATTACAGAAGTACGACAAGTATTGAATTTAGAAGAACTTGAAGTCTCGAAATCATTTAAAGAACCTAAAAATCATCAAATCTCATTTAATGACGTTGGGTTCTCATATTCCGACGATAAAGATAACTTAGTATTTAATCATTTGTCGTTTGATATTCCAGAGAAGACTTTTACAGCAATTGTTGGTGCATCTGGTAGTGGTAAGTCTACAATTGCGAAATTACTGTCAAGATTCTGGGATGTAACGTCTGGTGAAATTGATATTGGTGGTGTAAATATTAAAGATATTGGACCTAAAAAATTGAACGAATTAGTTGGTTTTGTAGGGCAAGATAACTTCTTATTAAATCTTACGTTTAAAGAAAATATTAAATTAGGTAATCCGGAAGCATCGGATGAAGCGATTGAAGAAGCGGCTAAATTAGCGCAATGTCATGAATTTATTACAAAATTGCCAGAGGGCTATGATACGAATGTAGGTTCAGTTGGTGATAAATTATCAGGCGGTGAAAAACAACGTGTCACAATAGCGAGAATGATCTTGAAAGATGCACCAATCATTGTATTAGATGAAGCGACAGCTTATGTCGACCCAGATAATGAACAAAGAATTCAAGCTGCATTAAATGCTTTAACTCAAAATAAGACGCTCATTGTTATTGCCCATCGATTATCTACTATTAAACAAGCAGATCAAATTATTGTGTTAGGTCATCAACAAATTCTTGAAAAAGGTGACCATTCAAGATTATTGGATATGAACGGTCGCTATAAACAAATGTGGGATATGCACATTGGTGCGAAAGATTGGGGGGTCTCTTCTTAA
- a CDS encoding ABC transporter ATP-binding protein: MFQITFKILKWATPYKSRMILGFVMSFINSIFIALPIYLAAQVFNRILSHKQIEMYEIMSVLGIMILLVLARFVTAYLKNRLQESIAYEMSAKERLNIGDKLKNVRLGYFEDHQTNELATVVTTDLTFLENYAMKMIDIVINGYILITVLILSLLVVSWEVSLLALVGVVLSLLCIHLLEKKSHQNAPHYHHVQNQLVEKVLEVVRGIQVIKSFSKENTSLQSFNKAADESKRVNSKIELQYIPFNLLHLLSLKIVSIIIVFIACLLYINQSIDLPTLIMISIFSFVIFESVENVNSAAHVLEMIDMTLNDIKEIKKAPVLDETGRDIEIDNFDIEFDHVSFSYREHKVINDVSFKVGSHTSTAIIGPSGSGKSTLCNLLLRFYDVDEGTIRIGGVDIRDMTLSTLMSHISAVFQKVYLFNDTIENNILYGKPDATKEEVIAAAKQACCHDFIMSLPDGYQTMVNEKGNNLSGGEKQRISIARAILKDAPIIILDEATASIDPENEHLIQSAIDELSKGKTVITIAHKIGTIKNANKIIVLSEGEIIQKGDHETLVNQSGTYQNFIQIKTQSEGWRL, encoded by the coding sequence ATGTTTCAGATTACATTTAAGATTTTAAAGTGGGCAACACCTTATAAATCAAGAATGATTTTAGGGTTTGTAATGTCATTTATTAATTCTATTTTTATCGCCTTACCAATCTACTTAGCTGCCCAAGTGTTTAACCGTATACTATCTCATAAACAAATTGAAATGTATGAAATTATGAGTGTGTTAGGCATCATGATTTTATTAGTTTTAGCAAGATTTGTGACAGCTTATTTAAAGAATAGACTTCAAGAAAGTATCGCTTATGAAATGAGTGCGAAAGAACGTTTAAATATTGGTGATAAACTTAAGAACGTAAGACTAGGGTATTTTGAAGACCATCAAACAAATGAACTCGCAACGGTCGTTACAACTGATTTAACGTTCTTAGAAAATTATGCAATGAAGATGATCGATATTGTCATAAACGGCTATATATTAATTACCGTATTAATTTTGTCACTTTTAGTTGTGTCTTGGGAAGTGTCGCTATTAGCACTCGTAGGCGTAGTTCTATCTTTACTTTGCATTCATTTATTAGAAAAGAAAAGCCATCAAAACGCGCCTCATTATCACCATGTTCAAAATCAACTTGTTGAGAAAGTGCTTGAAGTTGTTCGAGGTATTCAAGTTATTAAATCATTCTCAAAAGAAAATACAAGTCTTCAAAGTTTTAACAAAGCAGCAGATGAAAGTAAACGCGTGAATTCAAAAATTGAATTACAATACATACCGTTTAATTTATTACATTTGTTGAGCTTAAAGATTGTTTCTATCATCATAGTATTCATCGCATGCTTATTATATATCAATCAAAGCATTGATTTACCAACGCTTATTATGATTTCAATCTTTTCATTTGTGATATTTGAAAGTGTGGAGAATGTAAACAGTGCAGCACATGTGTTAGAAATGATTGATATGACGTTAAATGATATTAAAGAAATTAAGAAAGCGCCTGTATTAGATGAAACAGGAAGAGATATCGAAATCGATAACTTTGATATTGAATTTGATCACGTCAGTTTCTCTTACAGAGAGCACAAAGTGATTAATGATGTGAGCTTTAAAGTAGGGTCGCATACATCTACAGCAATCATAGGACCTTCAGGAAGTGGTAAGTCTACCCTGTGCAATTTATTGTTAAGATTTTACGATGTAGACGAAGGTACGATTCGAATAGGTGGCGTCGATATTCGAGATATGACACTTAGTACGTTGATGTCGCATATTAGTGCGGTATTTCAAAAAGTCTACTTATTTAATGATACAATCGAAAATAATATTTTATACGGTAAGCCAGATGCAACTAAAGAAGAAGTTATTGCAGCTGCGAAACAAGCATGTTGTCATGACTTTATCATGTCACTACCGGATGGCTATCAAACAATGGTCAATGAGAAAGGGAATAATTTATCTGGTGGAGAAAAACAACGTATATCTATTGCAAGGGCGATATTAAAAGACGCACCAATCATCATTTTAGATGAAGCAACTGCAAGTATTGATCCAGAGAACGAACATCTCATACAAAGTGCGATTGATGAATTAAGCAAAGGCAAAACAGTCATCACAATTGCGCATAAAATTGGAACAATTAAAAACGCCAATAAAATCATCGTATTAAGTGAAGGTGAAATCATTCAAAAAGGCGATCACGAAACACTCGTGAATCAATCAGGTACTTATC